Proteins from one Mucilaginibacter jinjuensis genomic window:
- a CDS encoding 3-hydroxyacyl-CoA dehydrogenase/enoyl-CoA hydratase family protein — MSSKRIIKKVAVLGSGVMGSRIACHFANIGMQVLLLDIVPKDADAKSRNKLVNDALTAALKSNPSPIYSKTLAKNISTGNFEDDMPKIAHCDWVIEVVVERLDIKQKVFEQVEQFRKAGTLITTNTSGIPIHLMAEGRSEDFRKHFCGSHFFNPPRYLKLLEVIPTKETSQEVIDFLLHFGEKYLGKTTVLAKDTPAFIGNRIGVFSIMSILHYAEKTGISIEEVDKLTGPVIGHPKSATFRTSDVVGLDTMVHVANGLSQGVPDDEAKELFQIPEFVTKMVANNWLGSKSGQGFYKKDKVNGANVFSTLDLKTLEYQPSKKVKFPSLETTKTIDKLSDRMKVLFAAKDKAGEFYRAIFYQLFAYASNRIPEITDDLYKIDAAMNAGFGWETGPFEKWDALGVEATLKAMEADNLKPAQWVYDMLASGATSFYKIEDGKKLYYDIPSKTYKIIPGTEEFILLDNIRATNTIWKNSGTTITDLGDGIINLEFHTKMNTIGGEVIEGINKAITLAEQNYKGLVISNEGANFSAGANVGMIFMMAVEQEFDELNMVIKAFQNTMMRIRYSSIPVVAAPHQMALGGGCELCLHADKVVAHAELYMGLVEFGVGLIPGGGGTKEFALRLSDELQEGDIEMNNFRDRFLTIGQAKVSTSAAEAFELGYLKKGRDMVVVSRNRVLAEAKKQCLTMAEEGYTQPVPRKDIRVLGKSALGLGYVGANSMFSGNYISEHDVKISQKLAYVMAGADLSQPTLVSEDYLLNLEREAFVQLCTERKTLERIQSILTGGKVLRN, encoded by the coding sequence ATGAGTTCTAAACGAATTATAAAGAAAGTAGCTGTACTTGGCTCTGGTGTAATGGGCAGCCGCATAGCCTGCCACTTTGCCAATATAGGCATGCAGGTATTGTTGCTTGATATTGTACCCAAAGATGCCGATGCCAAATCGAGAAACAAGCTGGTTAACGATGCGCTTACTGCTGCATTAAAATCAAACCCTTCTCCTATCTATTCTAAAACGCTGGCTAAAAATATATCAACCGGGAACTTCGAAGATGATATGCCCAAAATTGCTCATTGCGATTGGGTGATAGAGGTTGTGGTTGAACGTTTAGATATTAAACAAAAGGTATTTGAACAGGTAGAGCAATTCCGCAAAGCGGGAACCTTGATTACCACTAACACATCAGGCATCCCGATCCATTTAATGGCCGAGGGGCGCAGCGAAGATTTCAGGAAACATTTCTGCGGAAGCCACTTCTTTAATCCGCCACGCTATTTAAAATTACTGGAGGTTATTCCTACTAAGGAGACTTCGCAGGAAGTAATAGATTTCCTTTTACACTTTGGCGAAAAGTATTTGGGTAAAACAACTGTACTGGCTAAGGATACACCTGCCTTTATAGGTAACCGTATTGGCGTGTTCAGTATCATGAGCATTTTGCATTATGCAGAGAAAACCGGTATCAGTATCGAGGAAGTTGATAAACTGACTGGTCCGGTAATCGGTCACCCTAAATCGGCTACCTTCCGCACCAGCGATGTGGTTGGTTTGGATACGATGGTTCACGTAGCCAACGGGTTAAGCCAGGGCGTGCCTGATGATGAAGCCAAAGAACTTTTCCAAATCCCCGAGTTTGTGACCAAAATGGTAGCCAACAACTGGCTGGGTAGCAAAAGCGGTCAGGGCTTCTACAAAAAAGATAAAGTGAATGGCGCCAACGTTTTCAGCACATTGGATCTGAAAACTTTGGAATATCAACCTTCTAAAAAGGTAAAGTTCCCATCGCTCGAAACCACTAAAACCATCGATAAGCTAAGCGACCGCATGAAAGTGCTGTTTGCAGCTAAAGATAAAGCCGGTGAATTTTACCGCGCGATCTTCTACCAGTTGTTTGCCTATGCAAGTAACCGCATCCCCGAAATTACCGACGATCTTTACAAGATAGATGCAGCCATGAACGCTGGCTTCGGCTGGGAAACCGGTCCGTTCGAGAAATGGGATGCATTAGGCGTTGAGGCTACGCTAAAAGCAATGGAGGCAGATAATTTGAAACCTGCGCAATGGGTTTACGATATGTTGGCCAGCGGTGCTACAAGCTTTTACAAAATTGAAGATGGTAAAAAGTTGTACTACGATATACCATCTAAAACTTACAAGATCATTCCGGGTACCGAAGAATTTATCCTGCTGGATAATATCCGTGCCACCAATACCATCTGGAAAAACAGCGGCACAACCATTACCGATCTGGGCGATGGCATTATCAACCTCGAGTTCCACACCAAAATGAACACCATTGGAGGTGAGGTAATTGAGGGTATCAACAAAGCCATTACCCTTGCCGAACAAAACTATAAAGGTTTGGTGATCTCTAACGAAGGAGCCAATTTTAGCGCAGGTGCTAACGTGGGTATGATCTTCATGATGGCGGTCGAACAAGAGTTCGACGAATTGAATATGGTAATCAAAGCCTTCCAGAATACCATGATGCGCATCCGTTACTCATCTATCCCGGTTGTAGCTGCACCTCATCAAATGGCATTAGGCGGTGGGTGTGAACTATGTTTACATGCTGATAAAGTAGTAGCACATGCCGAGCTCTACATGGGTTTGGTTGAATTCGGTGTCGGACTAATCCCCGGCGGTGGCGGCACTAAAGAGTTTGCTTTACGTTTGAGTGATGAGTTACAGGAAGGCGATATTGAGATGAACAATTTCCGCGACCGCTTCTTGACCATCGGTCAGGCCAAAGTATCAACCTCTGCTGCCGAAGCCTTTGAACTGGGTTACCTTAAAAAAGGCCGCGATATGGTTGTGGTATCCCGCAACCGCGTACTGGCCGAGGCTAAAAAGCAATGCTTAACCATGGCAGAGGAAGGTTATACTCAACCGGTTCCGCGTAAAGATATCAGGGTGTTGGGTAAATCAGCATTAGGGCTTGGTTATGTAGGTGCTAACAGCATGTTTAGCGGTAATTACATAAGTGAGCACGATGTAAAAATTTCCCAAAAACTGGCTTATGTAATGGCCGGGGCCGATCTGTCGCAACCAACTTTGGTAAGCGAAGACTACCTGCTGAACCTGGAACGCGAAGCCTTTGTACAACTCTGTACCGAGCGCAAAACGCTGGAGCGCATCCAGTCTATCCTCACAGGCGGTAAAGTATTAAGAAACTAG
- a CDS encoding acetyl-CoA C-acyltransferase, with amino-acid sequence MNAYIVAASRSAVGKATRGGFRFTRPDTLAADVIKHLVASVPNVDKEQIEDVIVGNATPEAEQGLNVARLISLMALDTDKVPGMTVNRYCASGLETIAIASAKIHAGISDCIIAGGVESMSLLPMGGWRIVPNADVAIAHPDYYWGMGLTAEAVAKEYNIGREEQDEFAYNSHQRAISAISGGRFKNQIVPVTVSETYVDEKGKRKTRDFTIDTDEGPRADTSIEALAKLKPVFDAKGMVTAGNSSQTSDGAAFVMVVSESFMKQNNLTPIARLVNYSVVGVPPRIMGIGPLYAIPEVLKKSGLKQDDIDLFELNEAFASQSLAVIKGLNLNQDIVNVNGGAIALGHPLGCSGAKLSVQLFDELKQRDKKYGMVTMCVGTGQGAAGIFELLN; translated from the coding sequence ATGAACGCATATATAGTAGCAGCAAGCCGCAGCGCAGTAGGCAAGGCAACCCGCGGTGGCTTCCGTTTTACCCGCCCGGATACACTGGCTGCAGATGTAATTAAACACCTGGTGGCAAGTGTACCCAATGTAGATAAAGAGCAGATTGAAGACGTAATAGTTGGCAATGCCACACCGGAAGCTGAACAAGGCTTAAATGTAGCCCGTTTAATCTCCCTAATGGCTTTAGATACCGATAAAGTACCCGGCATGACCGTGAACCGTTATTGCGCATCAGGCCTTGAGACTATCGCCATTGCATCGGCCAAAATACACGCAGGAATCTCAGATTGTATTATCGCCGGTGGTGTAGAAAGCATGAGCCTTTTGCCAATGGGCGGCTGGCGCATTGTACCTAATGCCGATGTAGCCATTGCACACCCCGATTACTACTGGGGCATGGGTTTAACTGCCGAAGCTGTTGCCAAAGAATACAACATTGGCCGCGAAGAACAGGATGAGTTTGCTTATAACTCGCACCAAAGAGCTATCAGTGCAATTTCGGGCGGTAGATTTAAAAATCAAATCGTTCCCGTAACCGTATCAGAAACTTATGTTGACGAGAAAGGCAAACGTAAAACAAGAGATTTCACCATTGATACAGATGAAGGCCCACGCGCAGATACTTCGATCGAAGCATTGGCCAAACTGAAGCCTGTTTTCGATGCTAAAGGTATGGTTACCGCAGGCAATTCATCGCAAACCAGCGATGGTGCTGCATTTGTAATGGTGGTTAGCGAAAGTTTTATGAAACAGAACAACCTCACCCCTATTGCCCGACTGGTTAACTATTCGGTAGTAGGTGTTCCGCCGAGGATTATGGGTATTGGTCCGCTGTATGCGATACCGGAAGTGTTGAAAAAGTCTGGTTTGAAACAGGATGACATTGATCTTTTCGAACTAAATGAAGCTTTCGCATCGCAATCACTGGCTGTAATTAAAGGCTTAAACTTAAACCAGGACATTGTGAATGTGAACGGCGGAGCTATTGCATTAGGCCACCCGCTGGGTTGCAGCGGTGCTAAACTATCGGTTCAACTATTCGATGAACTTAAACAACGTGATAAAAAATACGGCATGGTTACCATGTGCGTAGGTACCGGCCAGGGTGCCGCAGGGATTTTTGAACTATTAAATTAA
- a CDS encoding acyl-CoA dehydrogenase family protein, with protein sequence MSTATENKHLKGGEFLIKETNAEDVFIPENWDEEQLMIAQTCQDFVEQKVVPNIARIDDQEEGLMVSLVEQAGELGILSVSLPEEYGGFGKDFPTAMLISEKTGPGASFSVAVMAHTGIGTLPILYYGNEEQKNKYIPKLGSGEWKGAYCLTEPGAGSDANSGKTRATLSADGKHYIINGQKMWITNAGFADVYTVFAKIDNDENLSAFIVERGFEGLSLNPEEHKMGIKGSSTRQVFFNDCKVPVENLLSERGNGFKIAVNILNLGRIKLGGAALGASKSVITNSVRYANEREQFGRPISKYGAIRYKLGEQVIRTYATEAAMYRASQNIEDATHNMIENGMEASKAKLKGTELFAIEAAIIKVHASEALDYVVDEGVQIYGGMGYSAEAPMDRAYRDSRINRIFEGTNEINRMLTVDMILKRAMKGELDLMGPAEAVAKELMAIPDFNTEEEDLFTKEKKYVANFKKAVLLVAGAAVQKLMMNLGKEQEVLMYLADMVIETYVSESLQLRVEKLAGQRGEAAVQDQIDMMQVYIRDAGDKIFKAGKEALNAFSDGDERRMIMVGLKRFTKTEDINTTAARRRVAARLIEQNKYCF encoded by the coding sequence ATGAGCACAGCAACAGAAAACAAGCATTTAAAGGGCGGCGAGTTTTTGATTAAGGAAACAAATGCTGAAGATGTGTTTATTCCCGAAAACTGGGACGAAGAACAACTGATGATCGCCCAAACCTGTCAGGATTTTGTGGAGCAGAAAGTTGTACCCAACATTGCCCGCATAGACGACCAGGAAGAAGGCCTGATGGTGAGCCTGGTTGAGCAAGCCGGCGAACTGGGTATCTTGAGCGTTTCATTACCTGAAGAATATGGCGGTTTCGGTAAGGACTTCCCTACTGCGATGTTGATTAGCGAGAAAACCGGTCCGGGTGCATCGTTCTCTGTGGCGGTAATGGCGCATACCGGTATTGGTACCCTTCCAATTTTATATTACGGTAACGAAGAACAAAAAAATAAATATATCCCAAAATTGGGTAGCGGTGAATGGAAAGGCGCTTATTGCTTAACCGAGCCGGGAGCCGGTTCTGATGCCAACTCTGGCAAAACCCGTGCAACGCTGTCTGCTGATGGTAAACACTACATCATCAACGGACAAAAAATGTGGATCACTAATGCTGGTTTTGCAGATGTATACACCGTCTTTGCCAAGATAGATAATGACGAAAACCTGAGCGCATTTATTGTTGAACGCGGTTTCGAAGGTTTATCATTAAACCCCGAAGAACATAAAATGGGCATCAAAGGTAGCTCAACCCGCCAGGTGTTCTTTAACGATTGTAAAGTTCCGGTAGAGAACCTGCTATCAGAAAGAGGCAACGGTTTCAAAATCGCTGTAAACATTCTGAACCTTGGCCGTATTAAACTGGGTGGCGCTGCTTTGGGTGCATCTAAATCGGTAATTACTAACTCAGTTCGTTATGCTAATGAGCGCGAGCAATTCGGTCGCCCTATCTCTAAATATGGTGCTATCCGTTATAAACTGGGCGAGCAGGTGATCCGTACCTACGCTACCGAGGCAGCCATGTATCGCGCCAGCCAGAATATTGAAGATGCTACCCATAACATGATCGAAAATGGCATGGAAGCATCAAAAGCTAAACTGAAAGGTACAGAGTTATTTGCTATCGAAGCTGCCATCATTAAAGTACACGCATCAGAAGCGTTGGATTATGTGGTTGATGAAGGTGTGCAAATTTACGGTGGTATGGGCTACAGCGCCGAGGCACCAATGGACCGCGCGTATCGCGACAGCCGTATCAACCGTATTTTCGAGGGCACCAACGAGATCAACCGGATGCTGACGGTAGATATGATCCTGAAACGTGCCATGAAAGGCGAGCTGGATTTAATGGGCCCTGCCGAAGCAGTTGCCAAAGAATTAATGGCTATTCCAGATTTTAATACCGAGGAAGAAGATCTTTTCACCAAAGAGAAGAAATATGTTGCTAACTTTAAGAAAGCAGTTCTTTTAGTAGCGGGTGCAGCTGTACAAAAATTAATGATGAACCTGGGCAAAGAACAGGAAGTATTAATGTACCTGGCCGATATGGTGATTGAAACTTATGTAAGCGAATCACTGCAGTTACGTGTCGAAAAACTGGCCGGTCAGCGTGGAGAAGCCGCTGTACAGGATCAGATCGACATGATGCAGGTATATATTCGCGATGCTGGTGATAAGATTTTTAAAGCAGGTAAGGAAGCCCTGAATGCGTTCTCTGATGGGGATGAGCGCAGGATGATTATGGTTGGCCTTAAACGCTTTACAAAAACAGAAGATATTAATACCACAGCGGCCAGGAGAAGAGTTGCAGCCAGGCTGATAGAGCAAAATAAATACTGCTTCTAA
- a CDS encoding AMP-dependent synthetase/ligase translates to MMMKSAARLFDCIDIQAQNPQADLLSGKVNGEWKLYSTTEVHEKVYQLAAALLAMGISAGDGTTEGRDKVGLISNGRPEWMIVDLAVQLTGAILVPLYPNTSLKEIEQILIEADVKCMFVSDADLCGKINAVRDHVPTLQSIFSFDQLDSCTSWKTLLQPITEVEKANIKSISDQIKEDDVTTIIFTSGTTGRPKGVMLTHKNIVSNVYSSSLVLNQIPIEKKLALSFLPLNHIFEKMCTYIYLFNGFSIYYAESMDTIGVNMKEVKPYIFTAVPRLLEKVFEKIMIEGNKLTGIKKNIFLWSIKIAEQFEHTGTSAWYNAKLAIADKLVYSKWRAAIGGNVKAIVVGSSACPVRLERIFTAAKMVVLEGYGLTETSPVISVNQYEPTKRKFGSVGPLLADVQVKIAEDGEILTKGPNIMVGYYKNPELTAEVLHDGWFSTGDIGMIDNEGFLRITDRKKEIFKTSGGKYVAPVPIENRMKESPLIEQMMVIGAERKFTSALIIPSYPNLKLWCEQNKINFISHQDVVRQPVVIAQFQAVIDAFNVEFNHVEQVKKFTLLPEEWTIDGGELTPTGKMKRRIILEKYKNEIEQMYTDVVNTTLAH, encoded by the coding sequence ATGATGATGAAGAGCGCAGCCAGATTATTTGATTGTATCGACATCCAGGCCCAAAACCCGCAGGCAGATTTGCTGAGCGGCAAAGTGAACGGCGAATGGAAACTATACAGTACCACCGAAGTGCACGAGAAAGTGTACCAGTTGGCCGCTGCTCTTTTGGCTATGGGTATCTCTGCCGGCGACGGCACAACCGAAGGCCGCGATAAAGTAGGACTGATTAGCAATGGTCGGCCCGAGTGGATGATTGTCGATCTTGCCGTTCAGTTAACCGGTGCAATTTTGGTGCCCCTCTACCCTAACACCAGCCTAAAAGAGATTGAACAGATCCTGATAGAAGCAGACGTGAAGTGCATGTTTGTTAGTGATGCTGATTTGTGCGGTAAAATTAATGCCGTGCGCGATCATGTACCTACGTTGCAGTCCATTTTTTCCTTCGATCAATTGGATAGCTGCACCTCATGGAAAACCTTGCTTCAGCCTATAACTGAAGTCGAAAAAGCCAATATCAAATCAATCAGCGACCAGATTAAGGAAGATGATGTAACTACAATCATCTTTACCTCCGGCACGACAGGCCGGCCTAAGGGTGTAATGTTAACGCATAAAAATATTGTAAGTAATGTGTACAGTTCGAGCCTGGTACTAAACCAAATCCCTATTGAGAAAAAACTGGCTTTGAGCTTTTTACCGCTGAACCACATTTTCGAGAAGATGTGTACTTACATCTATCTCTTTAATGGCTTTTCGATCTATTACGCCGAAAGCATGGATACCATTGGCGTGAATATGAAAGAGGTTAAACCTTACATATTTACCGCGGTACCGCGCTTATTGGAGAAAGTGTTTGAGAAGATTATGATTGAGGGTAATAAGCTTACCGGCATCAAAAAGAACATCTTCCTCTGGTCTATCAAAATTGCCGAACAGTTTGAACATACCGGTACCAGTGCCTGGTATAATGCAAAACTGGCCATAGCCGATAAACTGGTTTACAGCAAATGGCGCGCTGCTATTGGCGGCAATGTAAAAGCGATTGTAGTAGGTAGTTCGGCCTGCCCGGTTAGGTTGGAAAGAATCTTTACAGCCGCTAAAATGGTGGTTCTGGAAGGTTATGGATTAACCGAAACTTCACCTGTTATTTCGGTTAACCAATACGAGCCTACCAAACGCAAATTTGGTTCAGTTGGTCCTTTACTGGCTGATGTACAAGTTAAAATTGCCGAAGATGGCGAGATCCTCACCAAAGGCCCAAACATCATGGTCGGCTATTACAAAAACCCGGAACTTACTGCCGAAGTATTGCACGACGGCTGGTTTTCTACAGGCGATATCGGCATGATTGATAACGAAGGTTTTCTGCGGATCACCGATCGTAAGAAAGAGATCTTCAAAACATCAGGCGGTAAATACGTAGCACCAGTGCCTATTGAGAACCGCATGAAAGAAAGCCCGCTGATTGAGCAGATGATGGTGATTGGTGCCGAACGCAAGTTTACATCTGCCCTGATTATTCCATCCTATCCTAACCTTAAATTATGGTGCGAGCAGAATAAGATCAATTTCATATCTCACCAAGATGTGGTAAGGCAACCGGTAGTTATTGCCCAGTTTCAGGCGGTTATTGATGCCTTTAATGTAGAATTTAACCACGTTGAGCAGGTAAAGAAATTCACGTTATTGCCCGAGGAATGGACCATAGATGGTGGCGAACTTACCCCTACCGGCAAAATGAAACGCCGCATTATTTTAGAGAAGTACAAAAACGAAATCGAGCAGATGTATACAGATGTTGTCAATACAACACTGGCGCATTAA
- a CDS encoding enoyl-CoA hydratase/isomerase family protein, producing the protein MKTIQINIQDKLAVITLDRGRANPVNLEMLVELIAAVKDIEANNEVGGLIITGKEGFFSAGIDLMEVYNYDEQQIKDFWTNFLLMQATLVAFKKPYVAAITGHSPAGGCIIAMGADYRIMADGPFIIGLNEIPVGIIVPDSVFQLYSFWIGKRKAYQYLLEGKLLNVNEAHTDGLVDVVADASEVLTLAEQKVRAYMKMNAATWSQSKLQLRKELLGHVQADISALLDKMLQQWWSKETRFILQKVIDKLTNPVKN; encoded by the coding sequence ATGAAAACAATTCAAATCAATATACAGGATAAACTGGCTGTGATCACTTTAGATCGCGGCCGGGCAAATCCGGTTAATTTAGAGATGCTCGTTGAGCTGATTGCCGCTGTAAAAGATATCGAAGCCAATAACGAAGTTGGCGGACTAATCATCACCGGCAAGGAAGGCTTCTTCTCCGCAGGTATCGACCTGATGGAAGTTTACAATTACGATGAACAGCAAATCAAAGATTTCTGGACTAATTTTCTGCTCATGCAGGCAACCTTAGTGGCCTTTAAAAAACCTTATGTTGCTGCCATTACAGGCCACAGCCCAGCCGGTGGTTGTATTATTGCTATGGGTGCTGATTATAGGATTATGGCAGATGGCCCGTTTATCATCGGCTTAAATGAAATCCCGGTTGGCATTATCGTACCCGACTCTGTGTTCCAGCTCTACTCTTTTTGGATAGGTAAACGCAAGGCTTACCAATATTTACTCGAAGGCAAATTACTGAATGTTAATGAAGCCCATACTGATGGTTTGGTTGATGTTGTTGCAGATGCCAGCGAAGTACTAACCCTTGCCGAGCAAAAAGTTCGCGCTTATATGAAAATGAACGCTGCCACCTGGAGCCAGAGCAAATTACAACTTCGCAAAGAATTACTAGGCCATGTACAGGCTGATATCAGCGCGTTATTAGACAAAATGCTGCAACAATGGTGGTCGAAAGAGACGCGGTTTATTCTTCAAAAAGTAATTGACAAATTGACTAACCCGGTTAAAAATTAA
- a CDS encoding SDR family oxidoreductase, whose protein sequence is MQQTNINDLSPDSGDNGMLRDNAFKGKTIIVTGGGTGLGKAMGTYFLKLGANLVITSRKLDVLQKTASEMEAETGGKVLAVACDVRNYNEVENVLQQALDTFGPVHALVNNAAGNFISPTERLSANAFSTIIDIVLKGSVNCSLALGKHWIKEKTPGNILNIITTYASTGSGYVVPSACAKGGVLAMTRSLAAEWGRHQIRTNAIAPGPFPTKGAWERLLPGEMAAKFDFKNRVPLKRVGKHQEIANLAAYLISDYSGYINGDVITIDGGEWLQGAGQFNGLEMVTDEMWDGIEQMTRSAKGS, encoded by the coding sequence ATGCAACAAACTAATATCAATGATTTAAGCCCGGATAGCGGCGATAACGGTATGTTGCGTGATAATGCTTTTAAAGGCAAAACCATTATTGTAACCGGTGGCGGTACAGGTTTGGGTAAAGCAATGGGCACTTACTTTCTAAAGCTTGGTGCTAATTTGGTTATCACCAGTCGTAAACTGGATGTACTGCAAAAAACGGCATCCGAAATGGAAGCCGAAACCGGCGGTAAAGTGCTGGCCGTAGCCTGCGATGTTCGTAATTATAACGAGGTCGAAAACGTATTGCAGCAAGCACTTGACACCTTCGGCCCGGTACACGCTCTGGTTAACAACGCTGCGGGTAACTTTATTTCGCCTACAGAGCGTTTATCTGCTAACGCATTTTCTACCATTATAGATATTGTGCTGAAAGGCTCAGTTAACTGTTCACTCGCGCTGGGTAAACACTGGATTAAAGAAAAAACACCAGGTAACATCCTCAATATCATTACCACGTATGCCTCAACAGGCTCTGGTTATGTAGTGCCATCGGCGTGCGCTAAGGGTGGTGTATTGGCAATGACGCGTTCATTGGCTGCGGAATGGGGACGGCATCAGATCCGTACCAACGCTATAGCCCCCGGTCCATTCCCAACAAAAGGTGCCTGGGAACGTTTATTACCGGGAGAAATGGCCGCTAAGTTCGATTTTAAAAATCGCGTGCCGCTTAAACGGGTGGGCAAACACCAGGAAATTGCAAACCTTGCTGCTTACCTGATTTCCGATTATTCGGGCTATATTAACGGCGACGTAATAACTATTGACGGCGGCGAGTGGCTGCAAGGCGCAGGCCAGTTTAACGGCCTCGAAATGGTGACGGATGAAATGTGGGACGGCATTGAGCAAATGACCAGATCGGCCAAAGGCAGTTGA
- a CDS encoding (Fe-S)-binding protein produces MIAQIIFLLILAAAVFLFSKNAGKIRRNILLGKDLDRSDNPAERWKIMTKVALGQSKMVKRPVAAIMHIFIYVSFVIINLEVLEIMIDGLFGSHRIFSKPLGSLYGLLIGSFEVLALLVLVSCITFLARRNILKLKRFSGVEMKSWPKSDANYILCIEILLMTAFLTMNACDFKLQAMHFGHYIKAGSFPVSSLIAPILPSSGESLEMIERSCWWFHIVGILAFLNYLPYSKHFHIIMAFPNVYYSKLTPKGQFTNMPSVTNEVKAMLDPSFTPPEATEPGRFGAKDVTDLTWKNLMDSYTCTECGRCTSVCPANITGKLLSPRKIMMDTRDRITEVGNNIDKHGKDYTDDKTLLDNYISREELWACTTCNACTDACPVNIDPLNIILEMRRYIVMEESQAPASLNNMFGNVENNGAPWKYSSADRFNWADHE; encoded by the coding sequence ATGATTGCACAAATTATATTCCTCCTGATACTGGCAGCTGCCGTGTTTTTGTTCAGCAAAAATGCAGGTAAAATTCGTCGTAATATTTTACTGGGTAAAGATCTCGACCGCAGCGATAACCCGGCTGAGCGCTGGAAGATAATGACCAAAGTTGCCCTCGGTCAAAGTAAAATGGTAAAACGCCCGGTTGCTGCCATAATGCACATTTTTATTTACGTGAGCTTTGTGATTATCAACCTCGAGGTATTAGAAATTATGATCGACGGCCTGTTTGGTTCGCATCGTATCTTCTCTAAACCTCTGGGCAGTTTATATGGCTTGCTGATTGGCAGCTTCGAGGTATTGGCTTTACTGGTTTTGGTATCTTGTATTACGTTTTTAGCCCGTAGAAATATCCTCAAACTGAAACGCTTCAGTGGTGTGGAAATGAAAAGCTGGCCCAAATCGGACGCTAACTATATTCTGTGCATCGAGATCCTTTTAATGACCGCCTTCTTAACCATGAATGCCTGCGATTTTAAATTGCAAGCCATGCATTTCGGCCACTACATTAAAGCAGGCAGTTTCCCGGTAAGTTCGTTGATTGCACCTATCCTCCCGTCATCAGGCGAATCGCTGGAAATGATTGAGCGCAGTTGCTGGTGGTTCCACATTGTGGGGATACTGGCTTTCTTAAACTACCTGCCCTACTCCAAGCATTTCCATATTATTATGGCGTTCCCAAATGTGTATTATTCTAAGTTGACTCCTAAAGGTCAGTTTACCAATATGCCTTCGGTTACTAATGAGGTGAAGGCCATGCTCGATCCGTCATTTACACCACCGGAAGCTACAGAACCCGGAAGGTTTGGCGCGAAAGATGTAACCGACCTAACCTGGAAAAACCTGATGGACTCGTACACCTGCACCGAATGCGGCAGATGTACCAGCGTTTGTCCGGCTAATATTACTGGCAAACTGCTATCGCCCCGCAAAATTATGATGGATACCCGCGACCGGATTACCGAAGTGGGCAACAACATCGATAAACATGGCAAAGATTACACTGACGATAAAACTTTATTAGATAATTATATTAGCCGTGAAGAACTTTGGGCATGCACTACATGTAATGCCTGTACAGATGCCTGCCCGGTAAACATCGACCCGCTGAATATTATCCTGGAGATGCGCCGCTATATTGTGATGGAAGAATCGCAAGCCCCGGCCAGCCTAAACAATATGTTCGGCAACGTTGAGAACAACGGCGCACCCTGGAAATACTCGAGTGCAGACCGATTTAATTGGGCAGATCACGAGTAA